DNA sequence from the Candidatus Omnitrophota bacterium genome:
CTGGGTAAAACGACCCTAGCATATATTATGGCGAAAGAGATGGGCGTTAACATAAGATGCACATCGGGACCGGCTCTTGACAAGGTGGGCGATCTTGCCGCGATACTCAGCATTTTCTCGCGGGGAGACGTTTTTTTTATAGACGAGATACACAGGCTCAAAGCCAGCGTTGAGGAGGCATTATATCCTGCGATGGAGGATTTCAGGCTTGATATAATCATAGGAGAGGGCCCGTCGGCCAAAACGATGCAGCTGCCGCTGCCGAAATTCACGCTTATCGGCGCCACGACACGGAGCGGTTCTCTGGGCGGCGCCCTGAGGGACAGGTTCGGCATTGTTGAGAGAATAGGCCTTTATCCGAGCGAGGAACTATCCCTTATAATAGAAAGGTCCGCCGGCATTCTGCGGGTGAGGATAGAGAAGGACGCTTGTTTTCTGATAGCGTCCAGGTCCAGGGGCACGCCGCGTATAGCCAACAGGCTCCTGCGCCGCGTCAGGGACTGGGCTCAGGTGCACGGGCAGGATATTGTTTCAGCAGCCGCTGCCGACGAAGCGCTGGCTGTTTTCGGCGTGGATAAAAACGGTTTGTGCGAGATGGACAGAAAGCTGCTGACGGTTCTTATAAAAAATTACAACGGCGGCCCGGCGGGCCTCAAAACTCTTGAGGCGGCGCTGGGAGAGGATGCCGACACGATAAGCGATGTATACGAACCTTACCTCATACAGGAAGGTTATATAGAAAGAACAAAAGCCGGGCGTATGGTTACGATGAAAGCCCGGAAAAAACTCGGGCTTTCAAAAAACAGCGATGGCGAGCTCTTCTAATTGCCTCATTCATATCTGCTGCGGGCCCTGTATGAGCGGGGTCTATCCGTCGCTGGGCAAAGAAAAAAAGATAACCGGATTTTTTTATAACCCCAATATACATCCCCGCTCCGAATACATCAGCCGATATATGGCGGCGGGTTTTACCGCTTCATATTTTGGTTTTCCCATGATCTCTGATACGGACTATGACACTGAGCGCTGGGCGAGGGATGTTTTAGCGGGGCCTTCCCGCTGCGGGGCCTGTGTAAAAGACAGGCTCATGAAAACCGCCCAGACAGCGAGGGAAAAAGCTTTCCCGTCTTTTACGACAACTCTCCTTTTGAGCCCCTATCAGGATCATGATTTTATCAGGGGGGAGGGGGAGAGGATAGCTTCTCTTACGGGAATTGAATTTGTTTACAGGGATTTCAGAAAAAATTATGCCGAGTCCGTGAGGCTTTCAAAGCAAATTTTGTTGTACAGGCAAAAATACTGCGGCTGTGTGTTCAGTGAAGCCGAGCGCTTCGGGCCGCCCGGTAAGGTTTTATCATGAGACATAATTTCTCGTGGTTCGGCACGATAAAAAGAATCAGAACCGTCCCCATTCTTTTTGTAACGGCCTATTTTTTGCCGGCATTTTTGTGCGCCCGTGACCCGCAGATAATCACGATATTGATAGAACGCAATCAGAAATCCGTGAATATTTCTTCTCCCGACGGGATGACGGCGGCGGATATGCAGACGGGCCGCAGAGTTCTTTTTCCCAAAGGCAGTTCATACAGGGCCGAGCCGTCCGGCGGCGGCGTAAAGATAAGGGGAGAAATGTTCGGCGCTATGGTGAGGCTCATACCGGCCGGAGAAAGCGTAAAGTTGAACGGCCGCGCCTTCAGGGACAGCATAATATTGCAGAATGAGGCCTCTCTTTTGTCGGCGATCAATGAAATAGGTGTTGAAAGTTATCTTTGCGGCGTTTTGCCTAGAGAGCTTTCCCCCTCATGGGATGAGGAGGCTTTAAAAGCCCAGGCGGTTGTTTCAAGGACTTACATAATGGCCAATCTCGGAAGATTCTCCAAACAGGGATACGATCTCACCGCTTGTGAAAATTCCCAGGTTTACGGCGGACTTGATTGTGAGCAGGGTTCGACTTCCGAAGCTGTCCGCGCTACGGCGGGAGAGGTTATTAAATACAGGGGCGACATAGCGAGGGTTTACTTTCACGCAGACGCCGCGGGCCACACAGAAAGCCCTGAGTTCGTGTGGGGCTCGTCTTCGCCCCCGCCCTATCTTAAAGGAAAAAGGGAACCGGTCAGAAAAGACACGCCCTATTCCTCATGGGAATATGAGACGAGTTTTGAAGATATATCGCGTGTCTTTGAAAAAAACGGGTATAAAACAGGTGTGATAAAACGCGTTGTCATCAAGAATAAAACCCCGTCGGGCAGAGTTAAAAATTTCATGGTATATTCCGCATCCGGCAAGACGGAAATAAAATCCGGGAAATTCAGAACTATGCTCGGCGGCCGGAATATCAAGAGCACAAAAATTAATAAAATCATCAACGGCAGGAAAAGCGTTGTTTTCACAGGCGCCGGCTGGGGACACGGCGTGGGAATGTCCCAGTGGGGCGCGAAAGAGCTCGCCGAAAAGGGCTGGGATTACAAAAAAATACTCAGGTTATATTTTCCGGGAACCGGAATAGCTAAATATTAAAGTATCTCGTCGGGTATATCCTGTCTTTTGTAAACAGGTTTTTGGGGAGAAGGCCCCGGCTCGCGGGTTTTTTTTATCGGACGGGGAATCGCCCGCGGCAGTTTTTCAAGTATTTCAAAAATATCGTCACGAAGAAAAATATTCTGCAGCCTTGACGGTATTCTCCCGCAAATAAACATCAGCCGTTCAGGAGGCATCTTTATAAACTCCGCGATCTTGTCTATCGCCGCCTCCTCCGCGGGAGGGTTCCGTTTGCCTTTCAGCACTTTAGAAAGGTAAGAACTGTCGACGGAGCATTGTTTAGCGAAAGAGCGCAGCGAGAGCCCCGAGTCTTTTAACGCTTCTTTGATGACGATCGCGAAATTTTTCCGGCTCACTTATCTTTTGAGAGTCTCACGAAGTCGCCTATTTGGACAGGCCCCTTGGAGTATTTGACTGTGGCAATGCAGGATTTATCCTGTATGTCGTCGCTTACTGTCAGTATGCCGATGCGCCGTATAAGCACTCCCATGATTTTTTTGGTTTCCGGGTGATGTATTTTTTTGCTCGCCCGGTAAATATCAAAAATGTCGTTGGCCTTTACCCCGTCTTTCTTTCCCGCGTCAATGACCACTTTTGACCGCTGGGCATGGATAGCTATGTCTTCCGTAAAAGCCGAGATTTTGCCGGCATATTTGAAGTCCAGCGGCACCGCGGCGTTCTCATTGTAAGGAGCGATAAACATATCAAAGTTTTCATCTTCTTCTTTTGTTTCTTTGGCCGGCTCAACCGGTGTGGCGGCTATTTTCTTTTCACGCTCAATGGGAATGATGATCTCGTCTCCCGGAAAGATCCAGCGCGATTTCTTAATGTATTTGTTAAAGTCCCATATGTTCTTCCAGCGTTCTCCCTCGCCGTAGAAATGATCGGCAATCTTAAATAAGGTGTCGCCTTTTTTAACGGTGTAAACCTTGAAAACTGTCTCCATTTCGGCCCCGGATGCGCCGGATGCAAGGATCAGCACTAACACCAGAGAACACAAACTTATTTTTTTAGACATCGTCTATTCCCCCTTTTCGCGTACAGCTATACGTTGCTATAATATCAAATGCGCCGGAGTTTTGTAAAGCGGAAAATCGCCGCGCCGGTGTTTCGGCGGAATTAGGTCATTGACAAAATGGTCATTTATTTTTTATTTTTACTCTGTTTTACGCGTTATGTAACTCGCGCGAATGAAGGGGGTGAGAAATGGGCAAAACTCAGAAAAATGTCGGACGGCACATTGTTGCCGAGCTGTGGGGATGCAACAGCGAATATCTTGATGACGTTTCCATAGTGCAGGAGTTTATGAATAACGCCGCCCGCGCGGCGAATGCCACGGTTCTCAATTCCGTTTTTCACACTTTTATTCCTCACGGCGTTTCGGGGGCGGTGATAATAGCGGAGTCGCATCTGGCCATTCACACATGGAGCGAACTCTCGCTGGCCTCCATAGATATATACACATGCGGGGATAAAGCTGATCCGTGGAAGGCCTTTAACTACCTGAAGGACGCTTTTCAGTCGAAAAAACACACCGTGACAGAGTTGAAGCGCGGTATTTTTGAGGCCGACAGCGATTTTGACCTGCAGCAGAATTATAAGGATCAGGTCTGTGACTGAGTGGCTCAAAGAAAAATTCAGTCCTTACGAAATACATCTTCATAAATTCAAAAAAGTAGTAAGAAAGAAACGCACCAAATTCCAGGATATGGCTATAGTGGATACTTACAGTTTCGGCCGGTGCCTTGTTCTTGACGGTGAAATACAATCAGCGTTATCGGATGAAAAAATATATCATGAGCTTCTTGTCCATCCCGCCGCGGGCTTTTGCGCGGTCAAGCCGGAAAACGTCATCATACTCGGAGGAGGCGAAGGCGCTACGCTCCGGGAGGTGCTGAGGTGGAAGAGTGTCAGTAAAGTTGTGATGGTCGATATCGACGGCGAGACGGTGGAGTTTTGCAAAAAATACCTCGAGCCCTGGCACAGAGGTTCTTTTCGCGATCCGCGCGCCGAAGTGGTTTACGCCGACGCATATTCCTACATAAAGAATTCATCCGATGAATGGGATATGATAATTATGGATCTTCCCTGTCCTCTTAAAGGCGGCCCCGCCTTTAAGCTTTATACGCTTGAATTTTTTAAGATATTAAAAAAGCGCCTTGCGAAGGGCGGCATTCTTGTTACTCAGGGCGGCGGCGCTTCATCCGTGGATTCC
Encoded proteins:
- the ruvB gene encoding Holliday junction branch migration DNA helicase RuvB, coding for MNEDKSIKAFAGFGEKEFDNSLRPRELGEFIGQASLKKKLDICLRAAGHREQPLDHLLFHGPPGLGKTTLAYIMAKEMGVNIRCTSGPALDKVGDLAAILSIFSRGDVFFIDEIHRLKASVEEALYPAMEDFRLDIIIGEGPSAKTMQLPLPKFTLIGATTRSGSLGGALRDRFGIVERIGLYPSEELSLIIERSAGILRVRIEKDACFLIASRSRGTPRIANRLLRRVRDWAQVHGQDIVSAAAADEALAVFGVDKNGLCEMDRKLLTVLIKNYNGGPAGLKTLEAALGEDADTISDVYEPYLIQEGYIERTKAGRMVTMKARKKLGLSKNSDGELF
- a CDS encoding spermidine synthase, with the translated sequence MRPTAILTCSRIIRIRSVTEWLKEKFSPYEIHLHKFKKVVRKKRTKFQDMAIVDTYSFGRCLVLDGEIQSALSDEKIYHELLVHPAAGFCAVKPENVIILGGGEGATLREVLRWKSVSKVVMVDIDGETVEFCKKYLEPWHRGSFRDPRAEVVYADAYSYIKNSSDEWDMIIMDLPCPLKGGPAFKLYTLEFFKILKKRLAKGGILVTQGGGASSVDSDFHFALYATLRKAFKHLMSYQMFVPSFDVPWAFIAASDRRFPAGKKAWDKIRRHASGPFDTLNSQLLDALGKNPEFFKKGLNSGKIITERKPVYFFK
- the speD gene encoding adenosylmethionine decarboxylase, producing MGKTQKNVGRHIVAELWGCNSEYLDDVSIVQEFMNNAARAANATVLNSVFHTFIPHGVSGAVIIAESHLAIHTWSELSLASIDIYTCGDKADPWKAFNYLKDAFQSKKHTVTELKRGIFEADSDFDLQQNYKDQVCD
- a CDS encoding helix-turn-helix transcriptional regulator — protein: MSRKNFAIVIKEALKDSGLSLRSFAKQCSVDSSYLSKVLKGKRNPPAEEAAIDKIAEFIKMPPERLMFICGRIPSRLQNIFLRDDIFEILEKLPRAIPRPIKKTREPGPSPQKPVYKRQDIPDEIL
- a CDS encoding epoxyqueuosine reductase QueH, producing MASSSNCLIHICCGPCMSGVYPSLGKEKKITGFFYNPNIHPRSEYISRYMAAGFTASYFGFPMISDTDYDTERWARDVLAGPSRCGACVKDRLMKTAQTAREKAFPSFTTTLLLSPYQDHDFIRGEGERIASLTGIEFVYRDFRKNYAESVRLSKQILLYRQKYCGCVFSEAERFGPPGKVLS
- a CDS encoding LysM peptidoglycan-binding domain-containing protein; the encoded protein is MSKKISLCSLVLVLILASGASGAEMETVFKVYTVKKGDTLFKIADHFYGEGERWKNIWDFNKYIKKSRWIFPGDEIIIPIEREKKIAATPVEPAKETKEEDENFDMFIAPYNENAAVPLDFKYAGKISAFTEDIAIHAQRSKVVIDAGKKDGVKANDIFDIYRASKKIHHPETKKIMGVLIRRIGILTVSDDIQDKSCIATVKYSKGPVQIGDFVRLSKDK
- a CDS encoding SpoIID/LytB domain-containing protein; its protein translation is MRHNFSWFGTIKRIRTVPILFVTAYFLPAFLCARDPQIITILIERNQKSVNISSPDGMTAADMQTGRRVLFPKGSSYRAEPSGGGVKIRGEMFGAMVRLIPAGESVKLNGRAFRDSIILQNEASLLSAINEIGVESYLCGVLPRELSPSWDEEALKAQAVVSRTYIMANLGRFSKQGYDLTACENSQVYGGLDCEQGSTSEAVRATAGEVIKYRGDIARVYFHADAAGHTESPEFVWGSSSPPPYLKGKREPVRKDTPYSSWEYETSFEDISRVFEKNGYKTGVIKRVVIKNKTPSGRVKNFMVYSASGKTEIKSGKFRTMLGGRNIKSTKINKIINGRKSVVFTGAGWGHGVGMSQWGAKELAEKGWDYKKILRLYFPGTGIAKY